One window of Marinobacterium aestuarii genomic DNA carries:
- the pqqA gene encoding pyrroloquinoline quinone precursor peptide PqqA, translating to MWTKPAYTDLRIGFEVTMYFANR from the coding sequence ATGTGGACTAAACCGGCATACACCGACCTGCGCATTGGCTTTGAAGTCACCATGTACTTCGCAAACCGCTAA